Proteins from a single region of Heterodontus francisci isolate sHetFra1 chromosome 27, sHetFra1.hap1, whole genome shotgun sequence:
- the prpf18 gene encoding pre-mRNA-splicing factor 18 isoform X1 encodes MAAGGMEQLKAEVARKRRLLQEKELLGESKKYFKRSDLAKKEEEVYLERCGYQVQTKTNEEDAASSNPVLELELAEEKLPMTLSRQEVIRRLRERGEPIRLFAETDYEAFQRLRKIEILTPEINKGLRNDLKAAMDKIDQQYLNEIVAGQEQGEEEGQNDLKVHEENTTIEELEALGESLGQGDDNKDMDIITKVLRFLLDVWAKDLNAREDYLKCSVQGKLAGATHKQTESYLKPLFRKLRKKTLSQDIKESITDIIKFMLQREYVKRYSTETGPSAHRICADQQPPIYTNPTVIPYSLPPTYTGGNLQQPIYLSPASLWRWEETGAPGENPRGHRENLQTPHRQYPASNPGP; translated from the exons GAATCAAAAAAGTACTTCAAACGTAGTGACCTAGCCAAGAAGGAAGAGGAGGTTTATTTGGAAAGATGTGGCTACCAG GTGCAAACGAAAACAAATGAGGAAGATGCTGCTTCTTCAAACCCAGTGCTTGAACTCGAGCTTGCAGAAGAGAAATTACCTATGACTCTTTCCAGACAAGAG GTCATCCGAAGGCTACGTGAAAGAGGAGAACCAATTCGATTGTTTGCTGAAACAGATTATGAAGCCTTTCAACGTCTTCGAAAAATAGAAATCTTAACTCCTGAAATTAATAAG GGTTTGAGAAATGACTTGAAAGCCGCTATGGATAAGATAGACCAACAGTATTTAAATGAGATTGTGGCTGGTCAGGAGCAAGGTGAAGAGGAGGGACAGAATGACCTGAAAGTTCATGAAGAAAATACAACAATCGAAGAATTGGAG GCCTTGGGTGAATCCTTGGGTCAGGGTGATGACAATAAAGACATGGACATTATAACCAAAGTTCTCAGG TTTCTTCTTGATGTTTGGGCAAAAGACCTGAATGCCAGGGAGGATTATTTAAAGTGCAGTGTCCAGGGTAAACTTGCTGGCGCCACCCATAAGCAAACTGAATCCTACTTAAAACCTCTCTTCAGGAAACTTCGGAAAAAG ACTTTGTCCCAGGACATTAAAGAGTCCATAACCGATATTATCAAATTCATGTTACAAAGAGAATATGTGAAG agatacagcactgaaacaggcccttcagcccaccgaatctgtgctgaccaacaaccacccatttatactaaccctacagtaatcccatattccctaccacctacctacactgggggcaatttacaacagccaatttacctatcacctgcaagtctttggcggtgggaggaaaccggagcacccggcgaaaacccacgcggtcacagggagaacttgcaaactccgcacaggcagtacccagcatcgaacccgggtccctag
- the prpf18 gene encoding pre-mRNA-splicing factor 18 isoform X3 — MAAGGMEQLKAEVARKRRLLQEKELLGESKKYFKRSDLAKKEEEVYLERCGYQVQTKTNEEDAASSNPVLELELAEEKLPMTLSRQEVIRRLRERGEPIRLFAETDYEAFQRLRKIEILTPEINKGLRNDLKAAMDKIDQQYLNEIVAGQEQGEEEGQNDLKVHEENTTIEELEALGESLGQGDDNKDMDIITKVLRFLLDVWAKDLNAREDYLKCSVQGKLAGATHKQTESYLKPLFRKLRKKANDAYLQMAIGNAPWPIGVTMVGIHARTGREKIFSKHVAHVLNDETQRKYIQGLKRLMTICQKHFSTDPSKCVEYNAL, encoded by the exons GAATCAAAAAAGTACTTCAAACGTAGTGACCTAGCCAAGAAGGAAGAGGAGGTTTATTTGGAAAGATGTGGCTACCAG GTGCAAACGAAAACAAATGAGGAAGATGCTGCTTCTTCAAACCCAGTGCTTGAACTCGAGCTTGCAGAAGAGAAATTACCTATGACTCTTTCCAGACAAGAG GTCATCCGAAGGCTACGTGAAAGAGGAGAACCAATTCGATTGTTTGCTGAAACAGATTATGAAGCCTTTCAACGTCTTCGAAAAATAGAAATCTTAACTCCTGAAATTAATAAG GGTTTGAGAAATGACTTGAAAGCCGCTATGGATAAGATAGACCAACAGTATTTAAATGAGATTGTGGCTGGTCAGGAGCAAGGTGAAGAGGAGGGACAGAATGACCTGAAAGTTCATGAAGAAAATACAACAATCGAAGAATTGGAG GCCTTGGGTGAATCCTTGGGTCAGGGTGATGACAATAAAGACATGGACATTATAACCAAAGTTCTCAGG TTTCTTCTTGATGTTTGGGCAAAAGACCTGAATGCCAGGGAGGATTATTTAAAGTGCAGTGTCCAGGGTAAACTTGCTGGCGCCACCCATAAGCAAACTGAATCCTACTTAAAACCTCTCTTCAGGAAACTTCGGAAAAAG GCAAATGATGCTTACCTTCAGATGGCCATTGGCAATGCTCCATGGCCCATTGGAGTTACCATGGTTGGTATCCATGCACGTACAGGTCGTGAAAAGATCTTTTCCAAACACGTGGCACATGTTTTGAATGATGAAACACAGCGGAAATACATTCAG GGGTTGAAGAGGTTGATGACCATCTGCCAAAAACACTTTTCAACAGACCCGTCAAAGTGTGTGGAGTACAATGCACTGTGA
- the prpf18 gene encoding pre-mRNA-splicing factor 18 isoform X2, which translates to MAAGGMEQLKAEVARKRRLLQEKELLGESKKYFKRSDLAKKEEEVYLERCGYQVQTKTNEEDAASSNPVLELELAEEKLPMTLSRQEVIRRLRERGEPIRLFAETDYEAFQRLRKIEILTPEINKGLRNDLKAAMDKIDQQYLNEIVAGQEQGEEEGQNDLKVHEENTTIEELEALGESLGQGDDNKDMDIITKVLRFLLDVWAKDLNAREDYLKCSVQGKLAGATHKQTESYLKPLFRKLRKKTLSQDIKESITDIIKFMLQREYVKANDAYLQMAIGNAPWPIGVTMVGIHARTGREKIFSKHVAHVLNDETQRKYIQGLKRLMTICQKHFSTDPSKCVEYNAL; encoded by the exons GAATCAAAAAAGTACTTCAAACGTAGTGACCTAGCCAAGAAGGAAGAGGAGGTTTATTTGGAAAGATGTGGCTACCAG GTGCAAACGAAAACAAATGAGGAAGATGCTGCTTCTTCAAACCCAGTGCTTGAACTCGAGCTTGCAGAAGAGAAATTACCTATGACTCTTTCCAGACAAGAG GTCATCCGAAGGCTACGTGAAAGAGGAGAACCAATTCGATTGTTTGCTGAAACAGATTATGAAGCCTTTCAACGTCTTCGAAAAATAGAAATCTTAACTCCTGAAATTAATAAG GGTTTGAGAAATGACTTGAAAGCCGCTATGGATAAGATAGACCAACAGTATTTAAATGAGATTGTGGCTGGTCAGGAGCAAGGTGAAGAGGAGGGACAGAATGACCTGAAAGTTCATGAAGAAAATACAACAATCGAAGAATTGGAG GCCTTGGGTGAATCCTTGGGTCAGGGTGATGACAATAAAGACATGGACATTATAACCAAAGTTCTCAGG TTTCTTCTTGATGTTTGGGCAAAAGACCTGAATGCCAGGGAGGATTATTTAAAGTGCAGTGTCCAGGGTAAACTTGCTGGCGCCACCCATAAGCAAACTGAATCCTACTTAAAACCTCTCTTCAGGAAACTTCGGAAAAAG ACTTTGTCCCAGGACATTAAAGAGTCCATAACCGATATTATCAAATTCATGTTACAAAGAGAATATGTGAAG GCAAATGATGCTTACCTTCAGATGGCCATTGGCAATGCTCCATGGCCCATTGGAGTTACCATGGTTGGTATCCATGCACGTACAGGTCGTGAAAAGATCTTTTCCAAACACGTGGCACATGTTTTGAATGATGAAACACAGCGGAAATACATTCAG GGGTTGAAGAGGTTGATGACCATCTGCCAAAAACACTTTTCAACAGACCCGTCAAAGTGTGTGGAGTACAATGCACTGTGA